Within the Vigna angularis cultivar LongXiaoDou No.4 chromosome 10, ASM1680809v1, whole genome shotgun sequence genome, the region TGAGTTTTACCTTATTCTTTTTTCTGTTTAGTTTTATAGTTTCCAATTTTTCCCATTTGCTtgtttcaattttctttcagCTTGCTCTCTTAGAGGCTCAAGAATGCGTGAAGATAAACCCTCCCTTAGAGCACAAGAGATTCCATCCAAATTCTCAACTCAAAGATCAGGCAATTCTCCGTTCCTTTTCAGCAATCCGGTTCTCTTTTGAACAtgaatggaaaaagaagaacGATTCCATTAACTGTGGTTTtaacattttgttttctcttttagaCCTTTTGCCACGCTTGATCGAAATTTGTAACTGTAGCTTATTATGAaattaagaatatgaaataACAACTTGTCTTGGCTTTCACAACTTTGCTTCTTAACTTGAGTAAAACTTGGTCAATGGCCCACATAACTTTTTGATGTTTCTGATGCAACTACGATTTGAAAAGAATTCCCTGGCAGAAACAAAAGGTCGTCTAAAGCATATCAATCTGTTCAAAGAGAATTTTAAGTGAACCATCTTGTTTTATGAATTCAAATGATTGTTCTTATCACCTGACACCATTACCGTGATTTGATATTTGTAATTCAGATGCATCTAGTAAGGGCTACAAGGCAAGACACAGAAGAGGAAAATCTGAAACTCTGCGAGCTCAGTACATAAACACAAAGGAAGTGAGGTGTGGAGCTAACCTGGTTATGCAGCGTGACATTTAgacttaaattaaattgaaccACATCAATGAAAGGCATCTTAATGTTGGTTACTGTTCAGGGTAACAATTGGCACATGGAATGTTGCTGGAAGACATCCCTCTGAGGATCTTGAAATTGATGACTGGCTCTGTACTGAAGACCCAGCTGATATTTACATTCTTGGGTGAGTACTATGAGTTTCTGAAGTTGCCCGTGATTTATTATTATCTCTattgaaaatcttgttttgttTACCAAATTTGTAGAAAACATCCTTGTACCTTCTGTTTGTACTTTGCAGAAAACATCCTTGTACCTTCTGTTGTACTTGTATCATCTATTGCATGGTTTTCTGATAACTAAAGTCTTTGCGGGCTTTAACAGCTTTCAGGAGGTAGTTCCACTGAATGCCGGAAATGTGCTTGGAGCAGAAGATAATACACCTATCCCAAAATGGGAGGCAATCATTAGGAGATCTCTAAACAAATCTTCTGAGCCTGACAGTAAACACAAAAGCTACAGTGCCCCTCCTTCTCCAGTGTTAAGAACTTCTTCTGCAGCTGATCTCCTAGCAGACACTATAGACGTTGATAATCCAATTCCAATAGATATGATGATTGAGGAATTTGTGGGAACAGTAGAAAATGACGAGGTGAAACAGCACGAAGTGAAGAGCATAATTGATATAGAGAATAACTTACAGTTGAGGAGAATATATGGCATTGATATTGACTGGCCTGAACGCTCATTGGATGCAATCCCCCAAATTGTTGATTCCAACTCAAAGTTGCGGAGAGTACTAAGCAGTTCAGCCAGAATTGGCTTTAATAGGACTGAAAGTACTTTGAAATATAGTGTTGGATTGAAACGTTCACACCACAGTTCTGGAAACTTGGGCTTGTTGTGGGAAGAACAGCAAGTGATACCTGAAGTAGCTGATTCCGTCTCTGATTTGTTATCAGCTGAGGATGATGATGCTTTCATTGAAATGGTGAACACCGAAGATGATAATGAACTAGGTACCATGAAATCTTGTGGAAATCCTAGGTATGTCAGGATTGTGAGCAAGCAAATGGTAGGGATATATGTATCTGTTTGGGTTCAGAGGAGATTGAGAAGGCACATTAACAATTTGAAAGTTTCACCGGTTGGGGTTGGTCTTATGGGCTACATGGGAAACAAGGTAAGACATGTTTCACACTGATTGTGACATCACTATGGCAGACATATCACAAAGCATTGAGGAATTGCATTTCAAGTGTTACTTACCTAGGATTCATAAACACTAGAGAAATAAGTGTAGTTAGTGTAGTATTTGACACCCATGTATTAGCAAAGTTATTTTTATGATCACTAACAATCAGTGATTGTATTGTACCTACACATTTGGACTGAGTGGATGTGATGTGATGACACATTCTCACTGATGCAGGGGTCAG harbors:
- the LOC108336054 gene encoding type I inositol polyphosphate 5-phosphatase 2 → MKAKRGKRSEAFWPSIVMKKWLNIKPKVNDFSEDEVDTETESEDDACSLRGSRMREDKPSLRAQEIPSKFSTQRSDASSKGYKARHRRGKSETLRAQYINTKEVRVTIGTWNVAGRHPSEDLEIDDWLCTEDPADIYILGFQEVVPLNAGNVLGAEDNTPIPKWEAIIRRSLNKSSEPDSKHKSYSAPPSPVLRTSSAADLLADTIDVDNPIPIDMMIEEFVGTVENDEVKQHEVKSIIDIENNLQLRRIYGIDIDWPERSLDAIPQIVDSNSKLRRVLSSSARIGFNRTESTLKYSVGLKRSHHSSGNLGLLWEEQQVIPEVADSVSDLLSAEDDDAFIEMVNTEDDNELGTMKSCGNPRYVRIVSKQMVGIYVSVWVQRRLRRHINNLKVSPVGVGLMGYMGNKGSVSISMSLFQSRLCFVCSHLTSGQKEGAEHRRNSDVHEILRRTCFSPAFDADQPQTIPSHDQIFWFGDLNYRINMLDAEVRKLVALKKWNELMNYDQLSKELRIGRVFDGWKEGLINFPPTYKYEINSDRYVGQSPKEGEKRRSPAWCDRILWLGKGIKQLQYGRAEIKLSDHRPVSSAFLVEVEVFDHRKLKRALNFTRAAVHPEIFLDEDGEILEFH